Proteins found in one Zea mays cultivar B73 chromosome 1, Zm-B73-REFERENCE-NAM-5.0, whole genome shotgun sequence genomic segment:
- the LOC100191659 gene encoding uncharacterized protein LOC100191659 has translation MASLCVHHTSLPLSPPHQVTVPEPSRALPPSSRLPALPSSSNHVSALPRPAAAASSAFACHCKAPVRDHDAELLRALRSNGNGTLHGDTAPPQVLDSRSDGPGGGDGSKRSRFCARDCAKRIMELPVEERVKVLDLLPRDDAALTVSDYNDILSALARAGDHATAVALFRAMPVAPDAHSFATAVQCLCRQGAPDEAKLALDEMVARGFRPSVATFSAVVGCLCKRGRVTKAMEVLDAMCGLGCEPTIRTYNSLVGGLCYVGRLEEALELLKKLKDSPLTPDIYTFTIVLDGFCKVGRTEEATAIFHDAIGMGLSPTTFTYNALLNGHCKEGNPLKAFALLMEMCGNNDAACLPDKTSFGIVLTALLRAGETSAAWQTYKRMERAGFEVDGRALDTLARGLCRRCATDASALGDAEEVFAKVVASGHEPVSYTYCLMAQALARGGEVDAAVALLEDMVRKGYALRKRAYTDVVRALCDRGRARDALQVLVLVMIVRDFVPGRNAFEALLGELSRQGRWADAMAVYAAAVKRGVVVSWKHLGREAHSPEEPIRLGVPVPQ, from the coding sequence ATGGCTTCCCTCTGCGTCCACCATACCTCGCTACCACTCTCCCCGCCCCACCAGGTCACCGTCCCCGAACCCTCTCGCGCGCTGCCCCCATCCTCGCGCCTCCCCGCCCTGCCGTCCTCCTCCAACCATGTCAGCGCCCTCCCTCGACCCGCGGCGGCGGCTTCCTCCGCCTTCGCGTGCCACTGCAAAGCACCGGTGCGGGACCACGACGCTGAGCTCCTCCGCGCTCTACGGTCCAACGGCAACGGCACCCTCCACGGGGACACAGCACCGCCGCAAGTCCTCGACTCGCGCTCCGACGGaccgggcggcggcgacggcagcaagaGGTCGCGTTTCTGCGCCCGTGATTGCGCGAAGCGGATCATGGAGCTGCCCGTGGAGGAGCGGGTGAAGGTGCTCGACCTCCTGCCGCGCGACGACGCGGCGCTCACCGTCTCCGATTACAACGACATCCTCTCGGCGCTGGCTCGCGCGGGGGACCACGCCACGGCCGTCGCGCTGTTCCGCGCCATGCCCGTCGCCCCCGACGCACACTCCTTCGCCACCGCCGTGCAGTGCCTCTGCCGACAGGGCGCGCCCGACGAGGCCAAGCTCGCGCTCGACGAGATGGTGGCGCGCGGGTTCCGCCCCAGCGTTGCCACGTTCTCAGCCGTTGTGGGGTGCCTCTGCAAGCGCGGACGCGTCACCAAGGCCATGGAGGTGTTGGACGCCATGTGCGGCCTCGGGTGCGAGCCTACCATCCGCACGTACAACAGCCTCGTCGGCGGGCTCTGCTACGTCGGCCGGCTGGAGGAGGCGCTCGAACTCCTCAAGAAGCTCAAGGACTCGCCCCTGACGCCTGACATCTACACCTTCACCATCGTGCTCGACGGGTTCTGTAAGGTCGGGCGGACGGAGGAGGCCACGGCCATCTTCCACGATGCGATCGGGATGGGCCTCTCGCCGACGACATTCACGTACAACGCGCTCCTGAACGGCCACTGCAAGGAGGGAAACCCGCTCAAAGCGTTCGCGCTGCTCATGGAGATGTGCGGCAACAACGACGCCGCCTGCCTGCCAGACAAGACCAGCTTCGGGATCGTGCTGACGGCGCTGCTCCGCGCCGGCGAGACCTCAGCGGCGTGGCAGACGTACAAGCGGATGGAGCGCGCTGGGTTCGAGGTGGACGGGCGCGCGCTGGACACGCTGGCTCGGGGCCTGTGCCGGCGGTGCGCGACGGACGCCTCGGCCCTCGGCGACGCGGAGGAGGTGTTCGCCAAGGTGGTGGCTTCGGGCCACGAGCCGGTGTCCTACACGTACTGCCTGATGGCGCAGGCGCTGGCGCGCGGCGGCGAGGTGGACGCGGCCGTGGCGCTCCTGGAGGACATGGTGCGCAAGGGATACGCGCTGCGGAAGCGCGCCTACACGGACGTGGTGCGCGCGCTCTGTGaccgtggcagggcccgcgacgcgcTGCAGGTGCTTGTGCTTGTGATGATCGTGAGGGACTTCGTGCCGGGACGGAACGCGTTCGAAGCGCTCCTGGGAGAGCTGAGCCGGCAGGGGCGGTGGGCTGACGCCATGGCCGTGTACGCCGCCGCTGTGAAGCGAGGCGTGGTGGTCTCGTGGAAGCACCTCGGCAGAGAGGCGCACTCACCGGAGGAGCCCATTCGGCTGGGCGTCCCTGTCCCGCAGTGA
- the LOC100280650 gene encoding Vicilin-like seed storage protein At2g28490-like precursor, which translates to MDRLTVMAPPLLVLLLLLLSRCSAAASRRGGGWWEEGEGEWRPSEEEEKGKGKGRGLFLLHRVEKVVESEGGQVRVVRGQPWPPASFACREGLMHIGFITMEPKTLFVPQYLDSSITLFVQRGEAKVGYIHKDELVERKLKMGDVLHIDAGSTFYMVNPGKGQRLQIICSVDASDSLGFGPPYQAFFLGGAGDPASVIAGFGPKTLTRAFNATYDELARILLPRTGGPIVYYTADAEPESGAAEEERGQVDGHDGVLDRGARREGAGAWVPGGRGDGGDECGGSDDAREATWWWTKLVNRVVGGAAGGGGAAEANRKGKKKKGGAPEPYNLYDSEPGFRNAYGWTVSVDKHQYEPLKHPDIGVYLVNLTAGSMLAPHVNPRATEYGVVLGGEGTVQVVFPNGSLAMSEVVRPGDVFWIPRYFPFCQVAARAGPFEFFGFTTSARRNRPQFLVGASSVLRTMLGPEIAAAFGAREKEFSKLVRAQREALIMPSSPGKEEEEHGKKGREKEESLPMVVEQAAAE; encoded by the exons ATGGATCGCCTCACTGTGATGGCGCCGCCGCTGCTCGTCCTCCTCCTGCTGCTCCTCTCgcggtgctcggcggcggcgtcaCGGCGCGGCGGGGGCTGGTGGGAGGAGGGCGAGGGGGAGTGGAGGCCGAGCGAGGAGGAAGAGAAGGGCAAAGGCAAAGGGAGGGGGCTGTTCCTGCTGCACCGGGTGGAGAAGGTGGTGGAGTCGGAGGGCGGGCAGGTGCGCGTGGTGCGCGGCCAGCCGTGGCCGCCGGCGTCCTTCGCCTGCCGCGAGGGGCTCATGCACATCGGCTTCATCACCATGGAGCCCAAGACGCTGTTCGTGCCGCAGTACCTCGACTCCAGCATCACTCTCTTCGTGCAGCGGG GGGAAGCGAAGGTTGGGTATATTCACAAGGACGAGCTCGTGGAGAGGAAGCTCAAGATGGGCGACGTCCTCCACATCGACGCCGGCTCCACCTTCTACATGGTCAACCCCGGCAAAGGCCAGAGGCTGCAGATCATATGCAGCGTGGACGCCTCCGATAGCCTTGGCTTTGGACCTCCTTATCAG GCCTTCTTCCTCGGCGGCGCAGGGGACCCGGCGTCGGTCAttgccggttttgggccgaagacgCTTACCCGTGCCTTCAAC GCCACCTACGACGAGTTGGCGCGTATCCTGTTGCCACGAACCGGCGGCCCCATCGTGTACTACACCGCGGACGCGGAGCCAGAGAGCGGTGCCGCCGAAGAGGAGCGCGGGCAGGTCGACGGGCACGACGGTGTGCTGGACAGGGGAGCGCGACGCGAGGGCGCCGGCGCGTGGGTGCCGGGTGGCAGGGGAGACGGAGGCGACGAGTGCGGCGGCAGCGATGACGCGCGTGAGGCGACGTGGTGGTGGACGAAGCTGGTTAACAGGGTCGTCGGAGGGGcggctggcggcggcggcgctgcggAGGCGAAcaggaagggcaagaagaagaagggcggcgcgcCGGAGCCGTACAACCTCTACGACAGCGAGCCCGGGTTCCGGAACGCGTACGGCTGGACCGTCTCCGTCGACAAGCACCAGTACGAGCCCCTCAAGCACCCGGACATCGGCGTCTACCTCGTGAACCTCACCGCG GGGTCGATGCTGGCGCCGCACGTGAACCCTCGGGCGACGGAGTACGGCGTGGTGCTGGGCGGGGAAGGCACGGTCCAGGTGGTGTTCCCGAACGGGTCCCTGGCGATGAGCGAGGTGGTGCGCCCCGGCGACGTGTTCTGGATCCCGCGCTACTTCCCCTTCTGCCAGGTGGCGGCGCGGGCCGGGCCCTTCGAGTTCTTCGGCTTCACCACCTCGGCGCGCCGCAACCGGCCGCAGTTCCTGGTCGGCGCCTCCTCGGTGCTCCGTACCATGCTAGGGCCGGAGATCGCCGCCGCGTTCGGCGCTCGCGAGAAGGAGTTCAGTAAGCTGGTGCGTGCGCAACGGGAGGCCCTGATTATGCCGTCCTCTCCTgggaaggaggaggaggagcatggGAAGAAAGGGAGGGAGAAAGAGGAGTCACTGCCGATGGTTGTCGAGCAGGCGGCGGCGGAGTGA